The DNA window GGGGGTGGGTGCATGTTGTCCGGTTCGGGGTCGGTATCGGAATTGGTATCGTTTGGTTTGTAAAATTGGGGACGGACTATGTTTTTACTTTTAAGGGGAGTGCTGATTTATCTTCGATGTTCAGTTTTGGAAGGAGCCGCACGTCACTAATTCACCTGCGGGGTGAATCTATAATTTAACCGATTAAGTTATTCTTTCACCCTGGAGGTGACACAATAATTTTCTTTTTCGTGGTTTTTGTTAATAAGGTAATAAGGTTTATTGGTCGATGGATTTTCTGCTGCTGCTAAGGTTTTAAAACAGATACTAAGGTTTAAGTAAAATTGGGGACGGACTATTTTATTACTTTTAAGTGGTTTGCTGATCCATCTTTGATGATCAGTTTTGGACGGTGTTTAATGTCACTAATTCACCTGCGGGGTGAATTAGTGACTTAATCGATTAAATCATTCTTTCACCCCGGAGATGACACAATGAATTTCCTTTTCCTGGTTTTTGATAATAAGGTTATGGTCGATGGTTTTTCTGCTGCTACTACGGTTTTAAGACAGATACTAAGGTTTTTAGAGATAAAGACATGTAACTGTGATTCCGGTTCGGGGTCGGTATCGGAATCGGTATCGTTTGGTTTGGAATTTTGATGAGTTTTTTAGGGGAAATCTTAGTTTTTAACTAAATCGATTAAGTAAAATTGGGGACGGACTATCTTTTTCTTTTTAAGTGGTGCGCTGATCCATCTTCGATGGTCATCTTTTGGATAGTGCCTCACGTCACTAATTCACCTGCGGGATGAATCTTTGATTTAATCGCCTAAGTTACGCTTTCACCCCAGAGATGACACAATGAATTTTTCTTTCCCCGGCTTTGGGAAACGAGCATAGTGATATACCAATCATTTAGAAATAGAACACCAGATCCCCAATTACAAAACCCGGCATGAAATTTTCGATTCCGATTCCGACCCCGATTAAAGAACAGGAATAAAGATTGCCGCTTAGTTTTCCGGAGGCAGTGTATGTGCAAAAGACTCTTGGCGTTTTTTACGATGGCTGTGATTGTATCTTTAGATACTTACTCTCAGAGCCCGACGGATAAACTTGAGCTTGTTGCCCGGAATCTCGATACCCCCTGGGCAATCGCTTTTCTTCCGGACAGTACGCTGATATTCACAGAACGGAAAGGAAATGTAAAGACTGTTAAAAATGGTGCAGTGAATCTGGTCGGGAGGATCGGTGCAAAAGAGGAGGGAGAATCCGGGCTTTCAGGAATAGCGGTTGATCCGCAGTTTCTGAAAAACAGATTCATCTATGTCTATTATACCTACAGCGCAAATGGTTCGCTTGTAAACCGGATTTCCAGGTTTACACTCAACGATACTCTCACAGACGAACGTGTTCTTCTGGACAATATCCCCGCCGGTGAGATTCACAATGGCGGAGGGCTCAGGTTCGGGCCGGATGGACTCCTTTATGCAAGTACCGGTGATGCAGGTGAGAAGCAAAACTCTCAGGATATCGGAAGTCTGGGCGGGAAGATCTTACGCATGAAAAGAGATGGTTCGGTTCCATCCGACAATCCTTTTGGCAACTATGTTTACGCTTATGGTTTGAGAGATCCTCAGGGGTTTG is part of the Fibrobacter sp. genome and encodes:
- a CDS encoding PQQ-dependent sugar dehydrogenase → MCKRLLAFFTMAVIVSLDTYSQSPTDKLELVARNLDTPWAIAFLPDSTLIFTERKGNVKTVKNGAVNLVGRIGAKEEGESGLSGIAVDPQFLKNRFIYVYYTYSANGSLVNRISRFTLNDTLTDERVLLDNIPAGEIHNGGGLRFGPDGLLYASTGDAGEKQNSQDIGSLGGKILRMKRDGSVPSDNPFGNYVYAYGLRDPQGFDWSDGFLYVTDHGPIRHDEVNIVEKGGEYGWPETCDKVPSFRCYTGFTLAPASCVAADGYLFITGLRGQQLRRINLTDGSEEKFFTGLGRLRALNVNGGYLYFGTSNRDGRGRPEKADDRIYRVKISDIR